The Algoriphagus sanaruensis genome window below encodes:
- a CDS encoding dethiobiotin synthase: protein MENRIKKGMCCAHIQPAQIIHPQALPLDFQFTAGDVGIFEVLELGKHTQIQSAGRNLTLAPGDKIMGVFGARYATNQFEGYVPDSIQEEYHILGGGGVIGTLVSSHSKYESEGPTRLKMVGMAADESGTIINTIQQNLPRIRPFTGKAAQKTKVILSLGSSMDSGKTTTAAYLCNGLAREGKKVAYIKLTGTAYPKDKNLAYDLGAITAIDFSKYGYPSTYLRSELELMNLYESLLEDVLSYEPEYVVVEIADGLYQRETKMLLRSAVFLNTVYQVIFSAGDSLSAAQGVQTLNRWGIMPSALSGLFTASPLLIREVKEYLYENQELLFLPILTLEDLALGKWKSLVDGFSLMQA from the coding sequence ATGGAAAATCGAATCAAAAAAGGAATGTGCTGTGCCCACATTCAACCTGCTCAAATCATCCATCCACAAGCACTTCCGCTAGACTTTCAGTTTACGGCTGGTGATGTTGGAATTTTTGAGGTACTCGAATTGGGAAAACATACCCAAATTCAAAGTGCTGGTAGGAATTTAACCTTGGCTCCAGGAGACAAAATCATGGGAGTCTTTGGAGCGCGCTATGCTACCAATCAGTTTGAGGGATATGTGCCCGATTCAATTCAAGAAGAATACCATATTCTTGGAGGCGGCGGAGTAATTGGAACCTTGGTTTCATCCCATTCAAAATATGAATCTGAAGGTCCTACTCGCTTAAAAATGGTTGGAATGGCTGCTGATGAATCTGGTACTATCATCAATACGATTCAGCAAAATCTGCCTAGAATCAGACCATTTACTGGAAAAGCGGCTCAAAAAACGAAGGTGATCTTGTCCTTAGGATCTTCGATGGATAGCGGTAAAACAACAACTGCAGCCTACCTATGCAATGGATTGGCTCGTGAAGGCAAAAAAGTAGCTTACATCAAATTAACAGGGACTGCCTATCCAAAAGATAAAAATCTAGCCTATGACTTAGGTGCAATTACTGCGATTGACTTTTCTAAATATGGCTACCCTTCTACCTACTTAAGAAGTGAATTGGAGCTGATGAATCTTTATGAATCCTTGCTGGAGGATGTCCTTTCTTACGAACCAGAATATGTAGTCGTAGAAATAGCCGATGGACTTTATCAGCGAGAAACAAAAATGCTTTTGAGAAGCGCTGTCTTTCTAAATACGGTTTATCAAGTAATCTTCTCAGCTGGCGATAGTCTTTCTGCCGCTCAAGGAGTCCAAACTCTAAACAGATGGGGAATCATGCCATCTGCTCTTTCTGGCTTATTTACTGCCAGCCCCTTATTGATTCGGGAAGTCAAAGAGTACTTGTATGAAAATCAAGAGCTCTTGTTTTTACCCATTTTAACTTTGGAGGACCTCGCCTTGGGAAAGTGGAAGAGCTTGGTCGATGGATTTTCCCTCATGCAAGCCTAA
- a CDS encoding ABC transporter transmembrane domain-containing protein, translating to MRKFWKSNSLRKYWKSQPIRLLGYWGLGWISSLSTFFLSLLVGAYFDLQFHSGTGKSLILEKFGLQFSNLYQLFLVMAVLLIGKITFQYLERIATNHIADQFVANLHFRLFKKQMNWTPDFFSERQFSRYLLKFSGDLSPIRNLFVNGIHRGARDLLFISTGICLLLWISPYWTIWVLGTVALFIPIFYWIDSRQIRIIPEKRNLKNNLFQFVTNSFLNHREIHSQLKIQKTVRRFTQKNKALLALNLTYHRWESLRHALGNGISPLLIFFILVLISIHWNQESSGTLLAYFLVLNSLGAPLRNLLKSPEIIEKGMISLRKIEQTLKTKPNPTLSESKSKRQEPTLSIQAGLQ from the coding sequence ATGAGAAAGTTTTGGAAAAGTAATTCACTCCGGAAATATTGGAAAAGCCAACCTATTCGGCTTTTGGGATATTGGGGACTCGGCTGGATTTCCAGCTTGAGTACCTTCTTTTTGAGTCTCTTGGTTGGGGCATATTTTGATCTACAGTTTCACAGTGGAACAGGTAAAAGCCTGATTTTAGAGAAGTTTGGACTCCAATTTTCCAACTTGTATCAATTATTTCTGGTAATGGCAGTTCTTCTTATTGGAAAGATTACTTTTCAATACCTCGAAAGAATTGCCACTAATCACATTGCAGATCAATTTGTAGCCAACCTCCATTTCCGATTGTTCAAAAAACAAATGAATTGGACGCCAGATTTTTTTTCAGAAAGGCAATTCAGCCGGTATTTATTGAAATTCTCAGGGGATTTAAGCCCCATTCGAAATCTCTTTGTGAATGGGATTCATCGTGGTGCTCGGGACTTACTTTTCATCAGTACTGGAATTTGCCTCTTGCTTTGGATCTCTCCTTATTGGACGATTTGGGTATTGGGTACAGTCGCACTGTTTATCCCAATTTTCTATTGGATTGACAGCCGACAAATCCGAATTATTCCTGAAAAAAGAAATTTGAAAAATAACCTGTTCCAATTTGTGACCAATTCATTTCTAAATCATCGGGAAATTCATTCTCAATTAAAAATTCAAAAAACTGTTCGAAGATTTACTCAAAAAAATAAGGCGCTTCTTGCACTCAACCTCACCTATCATCGCTGGGAATCTCTAAGGCATGCATTGGGAAATGGGATTTCACCCCTTCTTATTTTCTTTATTTTAGTTCTTATTTCAATTCATTGGAATCAGGAAAGTTCGGGTACCCTTTTAGCCTATTTTCTGGTACTAAACTCTCTAGGTGCTCCGCTTCGAAATCTGCTTAAATCCCCTGAAATCATTGAAAAAGGAATGATTTCACTTCGGAAAATAGAACAAACGCTTAAAACTAAACCTAACCCAACTTTGAGCGAATCCAAATCCAAGCGGCAAGAACCAACCCTGTCAATACAAGCAGGGCTGCAATAA
- a CDS encoding DUF2490 domain-containing protein, translating to MFRGKSFISFSIGIALFFSPPALAQSQVRVWNSFAINAPLSKNLSAKVGYMKSLRWEENIPQTNFNWYILKVNYELSKSWDMSIGSAWMNIPSADRTTFRLMAEGTHSQKISRKLNLKNSLQAERHNKQESRFDYRLIYSSRLGFRKRLDFLGVAPSLTYSLFFNFGGTPLKYFNANQEQIALKPANGLHRGRATANFNFKISNPLRLSIFYTNQHEFNLVFSETNKINVTNPISGKIQTPFSNQHIVGFLLSYQLQSLMDEPILPQIF from the coding sequence TCCCAAGTTCGGGTCTGGAACAGCTTCGCCATAAATGCACCTTTATCTAAAAATCTTTCTGCCAAAGTCGGGTATATGAAGTCCCTTCGATGGGAAGAAAACATTCCTCAGACCAATTTTAATTGGTATATCCTGAAGGTGAACTATGAGTTAAGCAAGTCTTGGGACATGTCAATAGGCTCAGCTTGGATGAATATCCCAAGTGCAGATCGAACCACCTTCAGATTGATGGCTGAAGGAACTCATAGCCAAAAAATCTCCAGAAAACTCAATCTTAAAAACAGCCTTCAAGCGGAAAGACATAATAAGCAAGAATCCAGATTTGATTACCGTCTGATTTATAGCAGCAGATTAGGATTTCGAAAAAGGCTTGATTTCTTGGGAGTTGCACCTTCTTTGACCTATTCCCTATTCTTCAATTTTGGTGGCACGCCTTTGAAGTATTTCAACGCCAATCAAGAGCAAATCGCCCTGAAACCAGCCAATGGCCTCCATCGGGGTCGGGCTACCGCCAACTTCAATTTTAAGATTTCCAATCCATTACGACTCTCCATTTTCTACACCAACCAGCATGAATTTAACCTGGTGTTTTCGGAGACCAACAAAATCAATGTTACCAATCCTATTTCTGGAAAAATTCAAACCCCATTCTCTAATCAACACATCGTCGGATTTTTACTCAGCTACCAGCTTCAAAGCTTGATGGATGAGCCTATCCTTCCACAAATTTTCTAA